One window of Triticum dicoccoides isolate Atlit2015 ecotype Zavitan chromosome 5A, WEW_v2.0, whole genome shotgun sequence genomic DNA carries:
- the LOC119300852 gene encoding mitochondrial acidic protein mam33-like, with protein sequence MFLRRLSTSASAVLRRRRRGAKDDGVLAALRAEIAHELSSPPSSSPPSLHSQEALDFDTVSDAPRAQDVLLRRRGDAEEVHVSALLAPLRFEGEEPLPRDALMKVFISKPGVEPLLRFDCRAVAAGRGAAAGYDITALSYHAFPGDGGDSKYEGPDFGDLDPKLQAALKEYLLARGVTPELATSLREHLLQKEQAQYVSWLKTLEGMFTKDH encoded by the exons ATGTTCCTGCGGCGCCTGAGCACGTCCGCCTCCGCCGtcctccgccggcgccgccgcggcgCCAAGGACGACGGCGTCCTAGCCGCCCTGCGTGCGGAGATCGCCCACGAGCTCTCCtcgcccccctcctcctcccccccttccCTCCATTCTCAG GAGGCTCTCGACTTTGACACCGTGTCGGACGCGCCGCGTGCGCAGGACGTGCTTCTGCGCCGCCGCGGAGACGCCGAGGAGGTCCACGTGTCGGCGCTGCTCGCCCCGCTGCGGTTCGAAGGCGAGGAGCCGCTGCCCAGGGACGCGCTCATGAAGGTGTTCATCAGCAAGCCAGGAGTGGAACCGCTGCTGCGCTTCGACTGCCGCGCGGTTGCCGCCGGCCGCGGCGCTGCTGCTGGCTATGATATAACTGCCCTCTCGTATCACGCGTTCCCTGGCGATGGTGGAGACAGCAAGTATGAAGGGCCAGACTTCGG GGATTTGGATCCTAAGCTACAGGCTGCACTGAAAGAATATCTCCTGGCAAGAGGCGTTACCCCCGAACTGGCGACCTCACTTCGTGAACACTTGCTTCAGAAGGAGCAGGCCCAGTACGTGAGCTGGCTGAAAACATTGGAGGGGATGTTCACCAAAGATCATTGA